AGCCACAAACATAGTCGTCACCAATGCTTCGACTGCTATAATCAACAGCCTCAACAGCAAATTATTGCGCTGAGTCGTAACCTTGATAAACAGGGATACCAACCAGTATTATTAATTCAATCTCAAGCCTAAAGCGTTGATAATGACTTAGCAGTAGTGGCAGAACAAATTGCTTTACGTCCCAGAGGTAAAAATTTTCAACTAGTCGTAATAGCAAGGGAAATGATGAATTCTGTGCCTTTTCCTAAAATGGAATTGACTTCGATTTTACCATTGTGTTTTTCTTCCACAATCTGACGGGCGATCGCTAATCCCAAGCCTGTACCTTTACCGACTGCTTTGGTAGTAAATAAATGGTCAAAAATTTTCGCTTGAACTTCAGCATCCATCCCTTTACCGTTATCTCGAATATGGATATAAACTTGGTTAGCAATTGCTTGAGTGTGGATAGTAATTTCTTGAGGATGAGTTTGCAATTCAGCAAATGTGCATTCTTGTGCCATATCATCAAACATATCAATGGCGTTAGCCAAGATATTCATAAATACTTGGTTTAACTGACCAGGAAAGCATTCAATTAGAGGTATATCACCGTATTCTTGCTGAATATTAATAGCAGGACGATGCTCGTTGGCTTTAAGGCGGTATTTTAAAATTAACAAGGTGCTATCAAGACCATCATGGATATTAGCCATTACTTGATTGATAGTATCTGCACGAGAGAAGGTACGCAGACTGTTGCTAATCGATTTGATGCGCTCAGTTGCTTCGGTCATGGAATGCAGTAACTTGGGTAAATCTGCAACTAAAAATTCCAAATCGATATTCTTGGCATTATCTTGAATCGGGGCAACAGGTTCAGAGTAAAATTGTTGATAAAGTTCTAGATGTCCGATTAAATCCTGGGTGTATTCTTGGGCGTTGCTGATACTACCGTAAAGAAAACCAATGGGGTTATTAACTTCATGAGCAACCCCAGCGACTAAGTTCCCCAAAGATGCCATTTTTTCATTTTGTACTATCTGGAGTTGAGATTGTTCCACTTTTTGAGCATAAGCTTGAGCTTGCTGATAAAGGCGAGCATTTTCTAAGGAAATAGCAGCTTGAGTACAAAGGAAGTTGAGAATGAGGATGCGATCGCTTGTAAACACCTCACTAGTAGACTGATTCTTCAAATACAAAATTCCCATCAAATTTCCCTGATAGAGAATTGGTAAACATAGCAGACTTTTTGGTTGGCGCTGATCTAAATACTGATCAATTACAGGTAAATCTGTCTTGAGTTCGTTAATTACTACAACTTCTTGGTTGTTTTTGACGTATTGAATCAGTTTGACAGGGAGGATGGAATTATCTTCCAAGGGTTGGCGACAAAGTTCTGTGGTGTCGGATGTGGTAATGGCTCTTACTTCCCATATTCCATCACTATTTGGCAAGATTAAGGCGCAGCGATCGCCCCCAGAGTTTTGTAGAATAATCTGAGTTAGTTGATGCAAGAGTTCATCTAGTTGAATTGTGCTGGATAGACTTTGAGAGGCTTTGAGAATAGCTGCAAAATCTAAAGCAACATTCAAACTTGTATTAGAGGTGTTAGTGTTTGTCGCGTTATGAATCGAGACATGAGAGGTAGTAATAGCAGCGAGGGTTTCCAATGGGTTGAGAATTGGTGTTGTCTGCTGGAAAATAGGACGCAGTAAATCGGGATAGCGGCTTTCTAAATCATCGGTTTTGGCTTTTGCACCCCAATGAGCATAACCATAATAAGCTTCCTGCATATAAGCTGTAGCGATTTTATCTTTACCCCAAGCTAGGTAAAACTTCGCTGCTAATTCATTGGCGAGGGCTGCTTCTTGCAGATAGCCGTTAGTTTGAGCCAGAGCGATCGCGCGATCGTATAAATCCCCAGCTTCATAGTATTTGCCTAATACCCGATGAATTTCAGCTTCTACTAATTGAAACTTGTGCAGATAGTTCATGGGAGCATGATCTGCCCATATTTTCATTGATTTTTGATTGTTTGTAATCTTCTCCCAATCCGCAGTTGCTTGTTCTGTATCCGAACTAGAATATGATGACAACAAACTTAGAGATTGATAAAAATTCTTCAACGGGATAATCAATAAACCCGCTGCTCCTTGTTCATATTCTGCAAATTTACTAGCATAATCTTTGGCAATTTCTACATCACCAAATAAATAACATAGTAAGAGTTTTGCTAGATAAACATAACAAATTCCATTTACATTACGACTTTGAATTAAAGATGGCAGAGTTAGAGTTTCATTAAAGCTAGAACCAATGAGCATTTTGGCATTTTCTGCTTGACCACGCAGATTAATTACTGTTTGTCGCCATGTATTCGCCCAAATTAAAGAAGCTTCTTGCTTAATATCTTCAATCAGCGCACAGTATTTATCAGCTTCAGCCTCGGCAATTTCGAGATTTTCGCCTGTCCAAAATAAAAATTGGCAATAGCAATTAGCACAATAACCAACATATTCTAAATCACCGTGTTCTAGCCCACTGGTTAAACCAGATAAGAATACAGGTAATGTAGAACGCAAAGAATCTTGCCAATGTTTAATAAATAAAGCAAAGGTGAGATTAACTTTACTGGTTAATTCTTTCGCTTGCAATTGTTCTAAAACAATAGTTGCTAATTGACCAAATTGATAGCCGCGCTCAATTTCTCCAGTAGCGCATAAAAATAAGCCATACAAACTATAAGCTATAGCGGCTTGAGGAGAGTTACCCTTTTGAATGCAGATTTTCACCATTGTGAATATCTTTAAAGGTAACAACTGCGGTTTAGCTAAATACACAGATGCAAATAAACCAACCAAGATTCGCATCGCCGCTAATTGATGAGGGTCTTGGAGAATTGGTAAATCTGCAAGAGTTTCTATGGGGCGATCGCCTAAAATAATTTTGAGTTGTTGATGTTGGTTAATCATTGTCTCAAAATCACAATCTTCAGGAAAATCTACACCCAGCAACTCTAGAGCTTCTCTCCCTGTATTGATAGCTTCTATCAGGTTGTTTTGGGCAGTGTAAGATAAAATTTGGATTTCATAAACTTTGATTTTATCTAACGAGTTACGAGCCGATAAAAGCGTTTGCTCAATGAATTGTTGAGATTGAGCAAAATTAGTATTTAAATATTCTGATTCTGCTAAAGCTTCATAAAATTGTAAAGTTAAATCATACTGACTTTGCCAACTATCTGCTGTTAAAAGTGTTAAACCTGTGTTTAAATAACTCACAGCCGCAGAGTATGCTGTAGCAACTTTAGCTTTATGTCCAGCCCGTAAGTTTAACTGGGCTAATTGTTCTTTTTGGGATGGTTCTGTAATTAATTCAATACCGATATTTAGCTGATTGATAATATCAAAAATGCGTGTTTCTAACTCTTGCTCTGGGGTATTACTCCAAAGTAATTTGCCAATTTTGAGGTGAGTGGCTTGTTTTTGGCGATCAGGAATTAAAGAGTAAGCAGCTTGTTGGACGCGATCGTGCAGAAACCGATAAGTTAAATTCTCAATATTTTGAGTATTTGTATCTGTTTGTTCATGGTTGAGATAAAATTTATAAACTTCACTTTGAGGGAGAATTAATCCTTCTTGTAAAGCTTTCCACAAAGCTGTAGCCGCTTCCATTTGTAATTGTTCAGAAACAATCGCTAAGGTAGCTAAATCAAATTGATTACCGATACAAGCAGCTAATTTGAGTATTTGTTGCGTTTCTTCAGGTAACTTCTGCAATTGTTGTGCCATAAACTCTACCACATCGTCGGTAAGAGATAGGGCATTGATTTGGACAATATCACATTCCCAATATCCCTGTTCACGATTAAATTTAATTTCACCATCTTCGTATAATGCTTTGAGAAACTGAGTGATGAAAAAGGGATTACCTTGGGTCTTGCGGACAATTAATTCGGTGAGGGGACGCGATCGCTCTGTGGGACAATGCAGTGTATCTGCGACTAACTGATTGATATCACTTAACATTAGAGGCGCAAGGGTAATTGTATTAACTGTTTTACCAACTTGCTGGAGTTCCTCAACTGTCAAAATTAACGGGTGTGTCTGCGATACTTCATTGTCTCGATAAGCCCCTAACAATAGCAGATAATTTTTATCTGCCATCAGCAGTTTAATCAACTGCAAAGAAGCCAAATCTGCCCATTGTAAGTCATCAAGAAACATGACTAATGGGTGTTCTGCTGTGGTAAAAACGGCAATAAATTTTTGAAATAATAAGTTAAATCGATTTTGGGCGGCGGTTCCCGAAAGTTCTGGTGCGGGGGGTTGTTTACCAATCACTCTTTCGAGTTCTGGCATTACTTCAATTAAAACTTGTCCATGATCACCCAAAGCGGTGAGAATTTTGCTGCGCCACTGATTTA
This window of the Nostoc sp. HK-01 genome carries:
- a CDS encoding two-component hybrid sensor and regulator — encoded protein: MATEFPTPIILGYQISSQLYAGSRTRVYRAIRQVDQLPVVIKLLTSEYPSFQELLQFRNQYTISKNLQIPGIIHPLSLETSRNGYILVMADTGAIALREYIKTTSLSLAEFLAIAIQLSTVLQDLHQHRVIHKDIKPANILIHPQSKQIELIDFSIASLLPRETQEIKSPNVLEGTLAYISPEQTGRMNRGIDYRSDFYSLGITFFELLTGNLPFICDDPMELLHCHIAKKLTIWENRPEIPPVIADIVQKLMAKNAEDRYQSALGLKFDLETCYEQLKDTGKVEYFAIGRRDICDRFLIPEKLYGRDVEVTNLLQAFERVANGTTEMMLVAGFSGIGKTAVVNEVHKPITRQQGYFIKGKFDQFNRNLPLLAFVQALRDLIGQLLSESDTQLNQWRSKILTALGDHGQVLIEVMPELERVIGKQPPAPELSGTAAQNRFNLLFQKFIAVFTTAEHPLVMFLDDLQWADLASLQLIKLLMADKNYLLLLGAYRDNEVSQTHPLILTVEELQQVGKTVNTITLAPLMLSDINQLVADTLHCPTERSRPLTELIVRKTQGNPFFITQFLKALYEDGEIKFNREQGYWECDIVQINALSLTDDVVEFMAQQLQKLPEETQQILKLAACIGNQFDLATLAIVSEQLQMEAATALWKALQEGLILPQSEVYKFYLNHEQTDTNTQNIENLTYRFLHDRVQQAAYSLIPDRQKQATHLKIGKLLWSNTPEQELETRIFDIINQLNIGIELITEPSQKEQLAQLNLRAGHKAKVATAYSAAVSYLNTGLTLLTADSWQSQYDLTLQFYEALAESEYLNTNFAQSQQFIEQTLLSARNSLDKIKVYEIQILSYTAQNNLIEAINTGREALELLGVDFPEDCDFETMINQHQQLKIILGDRPIETLADLPILQDPHQLAAMRILVGLFASVYLAKPQLLPLKIFTMVKICIQKGNSPQAAIAYSLYGLFLCATGEIERGYQFGQLATIVLEQLQAKELTSKVNLTFALFIKHWQDSLRSTLPVFLSGLTSGLEHGDLEYVGYCANCYCQFLFWTGENLEIAEAEADKYCALIEDIKQEASLIWANTWRQTVINLRGQAENAKMLIGSSFNETLTLPSLIQSRNVNGICYVYLAKLLLCYLFGDVEIAKDYASKFAEYEQGAAGLLIIPLKNFYQSLSLLSSYSSSDTEQATADWEKITNNQKSMKIWADHAPMNYLHKFQLVEAEIHRVLGKYYEAGDLYDRAIALAQTNGYLQEAALANELAAKFYLAWGKDKIATAYMQEAYYGYAHWGAKAKTDDLESRYPDLLRPIFQQTTPILNPLETLAAITTSHVSIHNATNTNTSNTSLNVALDFAAILKASQSLSSTIQLDELLHQLTQIILQNSGGDRCALILPNSDGIWEVRAITTSDTTELCRQPLEDNSILPVKLIQYVKNNQEVVVINELKTDLPVIDQYLDQRQPKSLLCLPILYQGNLMGILYLKNQSTSEVFTSDRILILNFLCTQAAISLENARLYQQAQAYAQKVEQSQLQIVQNEKMASLGNLVAGVAHEVNNPIGFLYGSISNAQEYTQDLIGHLELYQQFYSEPVAPIQDNAKNIDLEFLVADLPKLLHSMTEATERIKSISNSLRTFSRADTINQVMANIHDGLDSTLLILKYRLKANEHRPAINIQQEYGDIPLIECFPGQLNQVFMNILANAIDMFDDMAQECTFAELQTHPQEITIHTQAIANQVYIHIRDNGKGMDAEVQAKIFDHLFTTKAVGKGTGLGLAIARQIVEEKHNGKIEVNSILGKGTEFIISLAITTS